One part of the Bradyrhizobium sp. CB1650 genome encodes these proteins:
- a CDS encoding zinc-finger domain-containing protein translates to MSDHVVPHFHNDAGVPVIEIGSQEFMCVGANPPFDHPHVFLDLGNDNEIICPYCSTLYRFAPDLKAGEARPPECVLKDKVA, encoded by the coding sequence ATGTCCGACCATGTCGTCCCGCACTTCCATAACGATGCCGGCGTCCCCGTCATCGAGATCGGCTCGCAAGAGTTCATGTGCGTGGGCGCCAACCCTCCGTTCGATCATCCGCACGTCTTCCTCGACCTCGGCAACGACAACGAGATCATCTGCCCCTACTGCTCGACGTTGTACCGCTTCGCGCCCGACCTGAAGGCCGGCGAGGCCCGCCCGCCGGAATGCGTCCTGAAGGACAAGGTGGCCTGA
- a CDS encoding alpha/beta hydrolase, translating to MPSFHNGAVEIAYLDEGEGDPILLLHGFASSKNVNWVYPTWVSELRKNGRRVIALDNRGHGESSKLYEPAQYSIPTMAGDVLALMDHLGIPQADIMGYSMGGRMTAWLGLNEPRRLRSAILGGIGIGGLIEGTGPGENVAKALEAPSLDDVTDPVGRTFRAFADQTRSDRRALAACLRGTRELMTRGEAARIDVPVLIAVGSNDEVAGSAGALGAIIPGSEVLDIPGRDHMRAVGDKVYKTGVLEFLSRRG from the coding sequence ATGCCGAGCTTCCACAACGGCGCTGTCGAAATTGCCTATCTCGACGAAGGCGAGGGCGATCCGATTCTCCTGCTGCACGGCTTCGCCTCCAGCAAGAACGTGAACTGGGTCTATCCGACCTGGGTCTCGGAATTGCGCAAGAACGGCCGCCGCGTGATTGCGCTCGACAATCGCGGCCATGGCGAAAGCTCAAAGCTCTACGAGCCCGCGCAGTATTCGATCCCGACCATGGCCGGCGACGTGCTCGCACTCATGGATCATCTCGGCATCCCGCAGGCCGACATCATGGGCTACTCGATGGGCGGGCGCATGACGGCCTGGCTCGGGCTCAACGAGCCGCGGCGCCTGCGCTCGGCGATCCTCGGCGGCATCGGCATCGGCGGCCTGATCGAGGGGACCGGGCCGGGGGAGAACGTGGCCAAAGCGCTGGAAGCACCGTCGCTCGATGACGTCACCGATCCTGTCGGGCGCACCTTCCGTGCCTTCGCCGATCAGACCCGCTCCGACCGCCGTGCGCTTGCGGCCTGCCTGCGCGGCACCCGTGAGCTCATGACCAGGGGCGAAGCGGCGCGGATCGACGTTCCCGTACTGATCGCGGTCGGCAGCAATGACGAGGTTGCAGGATCGGCCGGGGCGCTTGGCGCGATCATCCCCGGCTCGGAAGTGCTCGACATTCCCGGTCGCGATCACATGCGCGCGGTCGGTGACAAGGTCTACAAGACCGGCGTGCTCGAGTTCCTCTCACGCCGCGGCTGA
- a CDS encoding FAD-dependent monooxygenase codes for MALSRTIAIAGAGIGGLTAALALAARGFRVVVLEKAERLEEVGAGLQLSPNASRVLVELGLEDRLKVRAVTPDAICVMSARAGGELLRMPLGEVASMRAGAPYWVLHRADLQSALAGAVSDHPDIELKLGATFEDVAAHAKGLTIVHRSGTIRRSDLASALIGADGVWSTVRKQLFPDVQPRFSGLIAWRGTFEATQLPKEYTARRVQLWMGPNAHLVAYPIAGGRQVNVVAVLPGTWNRPGWSTPGDAVELMDAFAAPRWPPSARMMLAAVDSWRKWALFTLPEGCDWSKGPIALLGDAVHAMLPFAAQGAGMAIEDAAVLARHLTGEAAESAAGIAAALKQYERARQARVRRVQRTARQQGRIYHLTGPLAIARDLSIRALGPERMLARQDWIYGWHH; via the coding sequence GTGGCCCTCTCCCGAACGATCGCCATCGCCGGTGCCGGAATCGGAGGGTTGACGGCTGCGCTCGCGCTCGCGGCCAGGGGCTTTCGCGTCGTCGTGCTGGAAAAGGCCGAACGCCTCGAGGAAGTCGGCGCCGGCCTGCAACTCTCACCCAATGCGAGCCGCGTGCTGGTCGAACTCGGGCTCGAGGACCGGCTGAAGGTGCGGGCCGTCACTCCGGATGCGATCTGCGTGATGAGCGCGCGCGCCGGCGGCGAATTGCTGCGGATGCCGCTTGGTGAAGTCGCCTCGATGCGCGCCGGCGCCCCCTATTGGGTGCTGCACCGTGCCGACCTGCAGTCGGCCCTTGCCGGAGCGGTCTCCGACCATCCGGACATCGAGCTGAAGCTGGGCGCAACCTTCGAGGACGTGGCGGCCCATGCCAAGGGGCTGACCATCGTCCATCGCAGCGGCACGATCCGCCGCAGCGATCTGGCGAGCGCGCTGATCGGCGCCGACGGCGTCTGGTCGACGGTGCGCAAACAGCTCTTTCCCGACGTCCAGCCGCGCTTCTCCGGACTGATCGCCTGGCGCGGTACCTTCGAGGCCACGCAACTGCCCAAGGAGTACACCGCGCGTCGGGTGCAGCTCTGGATGGGCCCGAACGCCCATCTCGTCGCCTATCCGATCGCAGGCGGACGCCAGGTCAACGTGGTCGCAGTCTTGCCGGGAACATGGAACAGGCCCGGCTGGAGCACGCCGGGCGATGCCGTCGAGCTGATGGATGCCTTCGCGGCGCCGCGCTGGCCACCCTCTGCGCGGATGATGCTCGCCGCGGTCGATAGCTGGCGCAAATGGGCGCTGTTCACTCTTCCCGAGGGCTGTGACTGGAGCAAGGGGCCGATTGCGCTGCTCGGAGACGCCGTGCACGCGATGCTGCCATTCGCGGCCCAAGGCGCCGGCATGGCGATCGAGGATGCTGCCGTGCTCGCCCGGCATTTGACTGGCGAGGCTGCCGAGAGCGCGGCTGGCATCGCCGCGGCGCTGAAGCAATACGAGCGGGCTCGGCAGGCCCGTGTCCGCCGCGTGCAGCGGACGGCGCGGCAGCAGGGCCGCATCTATCATCTCACCGGCCCGCTCGCGATCGCGCGCGATCTTTCGATCCGCGCGCTCGGGCCGGAGCGCATGCTGGCGCGGCAGGACTGGATCTACGGCTGGCACCACTGA
- a CDS encoding ABC transporter substrate-binding protein, which yields MFHLMRRGCRAFASKLALSVVALSTALASPVFAAGKTITAVMHSDLRIIDPIFTTAYIARDHGYMVYDTLIATDSNFKIQPQMADWKISDDKLTYTFTLRDGLKWHDGAPVTAEDCVASLKRWAAVDGMGQKLLDFTASIEATDAKTITLKLKEPYGLVLDSIGKPSSRVAFMMPKRLAETPPDKQIPEQIGSGPFKFVQGEFQPGVKAVYVKNTDYVPRKEPASWTAGGKVVKVDRVEWITMPDSQTAVNALQSGDIDFMEVPPWDMLPVLEGNSDLKVEVLNKFGYQTLGRMNFLYPPFDNPKIRRAALLAMNQKDVLDALVGNPKYYKICGAFFICDTPFATDVGSESLVKGNGMAEAKKLLAESGYDGTPVVVMVPGDVVTLKAQPTVAVQLLREAGFKVDAQATDWQTVVSRRASQKPPKEGGWNMFFTNWVSADVSNPIANLSIGGQGKKGGWFGWAEDLKIEQLKDKFVRAASLDDQKKIAAEIQKEAYDQVIYIPLGQYLAPSAWRKSLSGVLDGPATPLFWNVDKTE from the coding sequence ATGTTCCACTTGATGCGCCGGGGGTGTCGCGCGTTCGCCTCCAAGCTCGCGCTGTCGGTCGTCGCGCTATCGACGGCGCTGGCTTCGCCAGTGTTCGCGGCCGGCAAGACCATCACGGCGGTGATGCATTCCGACCTTCGCATCATCGATCCGATCTTCACCACCGCCTACATCGCGCGCGACCATGGCTACATGGTCTACGACACGCTGATCGCGACGGATTCGAACTTCAAGATCCAGCCGCAGATGGCGGACTGGAAGATCTCCGACGACAAGCTCACCTACACCTTCACGCTGCGCGACGGCCTGAAGTGGCATGACGGGGCGCCGGTGACGGCGGAGGACTGCGTTGCCTCGCTGAAGCGCTGGGCCGCGGTCGACGGCATGGGCCAGAAGCTGTTGGACTTCACCGCCAGCATCGAGGCGACCGATGCCAAGACCATCACGCTGAAGCTGAAGGAGCCCTACGGCCTCGTGCTCGATTCGATCGGCAAGCCGTCCTCGCGCGTGGCGTTCATGATGCCGAAGCGCCTCGCCGAGACGCCGCCGGACAAGCAGATCCCCGAGCAGATCGGCTCCGGTCCCTTCAAGTTCGTGCAGGGCGAATTCCAGCCCGGCGTGAAGGCGGTCTATGTCAAGAACACCGACTACGTGCCGCGCAAGGAGCCGGCGAGCTGGACCGCCGGCGGCAAGGTGGTGAAGGTCGATCGCGTCGAGTGGATCACCATGCCGGACTCGCAGACCGCGGTGAACGCGCTGCAATCGGGCGACATCGACTTCATGGAAGTGCCGCCGTGGGACATGCTGCCGGTTCTTGAAGGCAATTCCGACCTCAAGGTCGAGGTGCTGAACAAGTTCGGCTACCAGACGCTCGGCCGCATGAACTTCCTCTATCCGCCCTTCGACAATCCGAAGATCCGTCGTGCGGCGCTGCTGGCGATGAACCAGAAGGACGTGCTCGACGCGCTCGTCGGTAATCCCAAGTACTACAAGATCTGCGGCGCCTTCTTCATCTGCGACACGCCGTTTGCGACCGACGTCGGCTCCGAATCGCTGGTCAAGGGCAACGGCATGGCGGAAGCCAAGAAGCTGCTCGCCGAGTCCGGCTATGACGGCACGCCCGTGGTGGTCATGGTGCCCGGCGACGTCGTGACGCTGAAGGCGCAGCCGACGGTTGCGGTCCAGCTCCTCCGCGAGGCCGGCTTCAAGGTCGACGCGCAGGCGACCGACTGGCAAACGGTGGTGAGCCGGCGCGCCAGCCAGAAGCCCCCAAAGGAGGGCGGCTGGAACATGTTCTTCACCAACTGGGTCAGCGCCGACGTCTCCAATCCGATCGCCAATCTCTCGATCGGCGGCCAGGGCAAGAAGGGCGGCTGGTTCGGCTGGGCGGAGGATCTCAAGATCGAGCAGCTCAAGGACAAGTTCGTCCGTGCCGCCTCGCTCGACGATCAGAAGAAGATCGCGGCCGAGATCCAGAAGGAAGCCTATGACCAGGTGATCTATATCCCGCTCGGCCAGTACCTGGCGCCGAGCGCGTGGCGGAAGTCGCTCAGCGGCGTGCTCGACGGCCCGGCCACGCCGCTCTTCTGGAACGTCGACAAGACGGAGTAG
- a CDS encoding phospholipase D-like domain-containing protein, producing MNLITRAGAWCNGEVGYIAWDIKEKIENCVGFMVTRVHETGEDAGQRRILPTWIAFTDQNNPNWNEQDSSVWPIQRFEWRDLTLRKSRDTTKVRPIDFSVHYEIVPVGLSGGPDREPVPQSPTASATDAHGLPSFEGPKHQLYQIGEPTRTNSIDVTHTYGEGISATFTNGILSTQNLVRQLSSVGKAPPKKAMTEAASPNAKTRVQGAKKKEDHLLATLKKEIVNPKSQIRAFLTGDVFAFVTKLLDRARKEGGEVYLALYELHDKPLIDLLVDGMKSGHVHIILTTAGNENPNPKGTPKEKRKPVVWDTENDDPRRKLHAAAGKKYKDRVIDRMFNSSARIGHNKFAVYVKGTKPLAVMTGSTNWTETGLCTQSNNTIVVEDEGIAADYFANWTRMKAEKLAPREALTVKKGTKTIVGAKPNNNKQGAGVRTQNQAIPKRRQLHGGGIGKVWFSPNTDQSAVPKKSPARPIDLQEVYQRMDAAKKAIMFLTFLPSRGGVNSVVGEAAQLAEKAGALADKGLFVMGAISDPTALPGYTAPVKDAPKPKGIKLPPPAIWWPKGDQSRIAMIRAAAVRIPFGNLRPELLTAGHAIIHDKIIVIDPLDEERCTVITGSHNLGYKASYCNDENLLIIERNRDLAISYAVHVIDLYDHYVMRARLEEKIRKDIIAGKLKSYEEAAAEAEPRGLLTLGSDWQDRHFEKRPLSSLDYFLDGTKAGAPARKATAA from the coding sequence ATGAATTTGATTACGCGCGCCGGTGCCTGGTGCAACGGCGAAGTCGGATACATTGCGTGGGACATCAAGGAGAAGATCGAGAACTGCGTCGGCTTCATGGTGACGCGCGTCCACGAGACGGGAGAGGACGCCGGCCAGCGCCGCATCCTGCCGACCTGGATCGCCTTCACCGATCAGAATAATCCCAACTGGAACGAGCAGGATTCCTCGGTCTGGCCGATCCAGCGCTTCGAGTGGCGCGACCTGACGCTGCGCAAGTCGCGTGACACCACGAAGGTGCGGCCGATCGACTTCAGCGTTCACTACGAAATCGTGCCGGTCGGATTGAGCGGTGGTCCGGATCGCGAGCCCGTTCCGCAATCGCCCACCGCGTCCGCGACCGACGCACACGGGCTGCCGAGCTTCGAGGGCCCCAAGCATCAGCTCTATCAGATCGGCGAACCGACCAGGACCAATTCGATCGACGTGACGCACACCTATGGCGAGGGGATTTCCGCCACCTTCACCAACGGCATCCTCTCGACGCAGAACCTGGTCCGGCAGCTCAGCTCGGTCGGTAAGGCCCCGCCGAAAAAGGCCATGACCGAGGCGGCCTCGCCGAACGCGAAGACGCGCGTTCAGGGTGCGAAGAAGAAGGAAGATCATCTGCTGGCGACGCTGAAGAAGGAGATCGTCAATCCCAAATCGCAGATCCGCGCCTTCCTCACCGGTGACGTGTTCGCGTTCGTGACCAAGCTGCTCGACCGCGCCAGGAAGGAAGGCGGCGAGGTTTATCTCGCCCTCTACGAGCTGCACGACAAGCCGCTGATCGATCTCCTCGTCGACGGCATGAAGAGCGGCCACGTCCACATCATCCTCACGACCGCCGGAAACGAAAACCCGAACCCGAAGGGCACGCCGAAGGAGAAGCGCAAGCCTGTCGTCTGGGACACCGAGAACGATGATCCGCGGCGCAAACTGCACGCCGCGGCCGGCAAGAAATACAAGGATCGCGTGATCGACCGCATGTTCAACTCGTCGGCGCGGATCGGCCACAACAAGTTTGCGGTCTATGTGAAGGGCACCAAGCCACTCGCCGTCATGACCGGCAGCACGAACTGGACCGAGACCGGGCTGTGCACCCAGTCCAACAACACGATCGTCGTCGAGGACGAGGGGATCGCCGCCGACTATTTCGCCAACTGGACTCGGATGAAGGCCGAGAAGCTCGCTCCGCGAGAGGCGCTCACGGTCAAGAAAGGAACCAAGACGATCGTCGGCGCCAAGCCGAATAACAACAAGCAGGGCGCCGGCGTCAGGACACAGAACCAGGCGATACCGAAGCGGCGGCAGCTCCACGGTGGCGGGATCGGCAAGGTCTGGTTCTCACCGAACACCGATCAGTCGGCTGTCCCTAAGAAGAGTCCCGCGCGGCCGATCGATCTGCAGGAGGTCTATCAGCGCATGGACGCCGCAAAAAAGGCGATCATGTTCCTGACCTTCCTGCCAAGCCGCGGCGGGGTCAACAGCGTCGTCGGCGAGGCCGCGCAGCTCGCCGAAAAGGCCGGTGCGCTTGCCGACAAGGGGCTGTTCGTCATGGGGGCGATCAGCGATCCCACGGCGCTTCCGGGCTACACGGCCCCGGTAAAGGACGCGCCCAAGCCGAAGGGCATCAAGCTGCCGCCGCCGGCGATCTGGTGGCCGAAGGGCGACCAGAGTCGGATCGCGATGATCCGCGCCGCCGCCGTCCGCATTCCCTTCGGCAATCTTCGACCCGAGCTGCTCACGGCCGGCCACGCCATCATCCACGACAAGATCATCGTCATCGATCCTCTTGATGAGGAACGCTGCACGGTGATCACGGGCAGTCACAACCTCGGCTACAAGGCCTCCTACTGCAATGACGAGAACCTCTTGATCATCGAGCGCAACCGCGATCTTGCGATCTCCTACGCCGTGCACGTGATCGATCTCTACGACCACTACGTGATGCGGGCGCGGCTCGAGGAGAAGATTCGCAAGGACATCATCGCCGGCAAGCTGAAGTCCTATGAGGAGGCGGCGGCGGAAGCCGAACCGCGTGGCCTGCTGACGCTCGGATCGGACTGGCAGGACCGTCATTTCGAGAAGCGGCCGCTGTCGAGCCTCGACTACTTCCTCGACGGTACGAAGGCGGGCGCGCCTGCAAGGAAGGCGACGGCGGCTTAA
- a CDS encoding M20/M25/M40 family metallo-hydrolase, with the protein MNPANLPLDSEAMLDGLRRWVECESPTWDAEAVNRMLDLAAREMAIMGATIERIAGRQGFGGVIRARFPHPKQGQPGILIAGHMDTVHPVGTIEKLKWRREGARCYGPGIYDMKGGNYLSLEAIRQLMRASFTTPLPITVLFTPDEEVGTPSTRDIIEAEAARNKYVLVPEPGRADNGVTTGRYAIARFNLEATGRPSHAGATLSAGRSAIREMARQILAIDAMTTDDCTYSVGVVHGGQWVNCVATTCTGEALSMAKRQPDLDRGVERMLALSGTTNDVTFKVTRGVTRPVWEPDAGTMALYEKARGIAKALGAELPHASAGGGSDGNFTGAMGIPTLDGLGVRGGNGHTLEEYIEVDSLVERGRLMAGLLATLE; encoded by the coding sequence ATGAATCCAGCCAATCTTCCCCTCGATTCCGAGGCCATGCTCGATGGCCTGCGCCGCTGGGTGGAATGCGAAAGCCCGACCTGGGACGCGGAAGCCGTGAACCGCATGCTCGATCTTGCAGCGCGGGAGATGGCGATCATGGGTGCGACGATCGAGCGCATCGCCGGCCGGCAGGGCTTCGGCGGCGTCATCCGCGCCCGCTTTCCCCACCCCAAGCAAGGCCAACCGGGCATCCTGATCGCCGGGCACATGGATACCGTCCATCCCGTCGGCACCATCGAGAAGCTGAAATGGCGGCGCGAGGGCGCCAGGTGCTACGGCCCCGGCATCTACGACATGAAGGGCGGCAACTACCTCTCCCTGGAAGCGATCCGGCAGCTCATGCGGGCCTCCTTCACAACGCCGCTGCCGATCACGGTGCTGTTCACGCCCGACGAGGAAGTCGGTACGCCGTCGACGCGCGACATCATCGAGGCGGAGGCCGCCCGCAACAAATACGTATTGGTGCCGGAGCCCGGCCGCGCCGACAACGGCGTGACCACCGGCCGCTACGCGATCGCGCGCTTCAACCTGGAAGCGACCGGCCGGCCCAGCCACGCCGGCGCGACGCTGTCGGCGGGGCGCTCGGCGATCCGCGAGATGGCGCGGCAGATCCTCGCCATCGACGCGATGACGACGGACGATTGTACCTACTCGGTCGGCGTCGTGCATGGCGGACAATGGGTCAACTGCGTCGCCACGACCTGCACCGGCGAAGCGCTCTCGATGGCCAAGCGCCAGCCCGATCTCGACCGCGGCGTCGAGAGGATGCTGGCGCTCTCGGGCACAACCAATGATGTCACGTTCAAGGTGACGCGCGGCGTGACGCGGCCGGTCTGGGAACCGGACGCCGGCACCATGGCGCTCTATGAGAAAGCGCGCGGCATCGCCAAGGCGCTCGGGGCTGAATTGCCGCATGCGAGCGCCGGCGGCGGCTCCGACGGCAACTTCACCGGCGCCATGGGTATCCCCACTCTCGACGGCCTGGGCGTGCGTGGCGGCAATGGTCACACGCTGGAGGAGTACATCGAGGTCGACAGCCTGGTCGAACGCGGCCGCCTGATGGCGGGGCTGCTGGCGACTCTGGAGTGA
- the cysE gene encoding serine O-acetyltransferase, which translates to MAVHQVNPGGKLASLDPIWDRVRIEAEDIVHREPELATFIYSTVLHHSRLEDSVIHRLADRLDHSALSGDLVRQTYDEALREDPDLGNAFRADLVAVYDRDPATSRFIDPLLYFKGFHAIQTHRLAHWLYLKGRKDFAFYLQSRASAVFQTDINPAARIGRGIFLDHATGFVCGETAVIEDDVSILHGVTLGGTGKENEDRHPKIRHGVMIGAGAKILGNIEVGHCARIAAGSVVVKPVPHNVTVAGVPAKIVGEAGCAEPSRTMDQMINAMGL; encoded by the coding sequence ATGGCAGTGCATCAGGTCAATCCGGGAGGAAAGCTCGCATCCCTCGATCCGATCTGGGATCGGGTCCGGATCGAAGCCGAGGACATCGTGCATCGCGAGCCGGAGCTTGCGACCTTCATCTATTCGACGGTGCTGCATCACAGTCGCCTGGAGGATTCGGTCATCCACCGTCTCGCCGACCGGCTTGATCACTCCGCGCTCTCGGGCGACCTCGTGCGCCAGACCTATGACGAAGCGTTGCGCGAAGATCCCGATCTCGGCAACGCCTTCCGCGCTGATCTCGTCGCCGTCTACGACCGCGATCCCGCGACCTCGCGCTTCATCGATCCCTTGCTCTACTTCAAGGGCTTTCACGCCATCCAGACCCATCGCCTCGCGCACTGGCTCTATCTGAAGGGCCGCAAGGACTTCGCTTTCTATCTCCAGAGCCGCGCGTCGGCGGTGTTCCAGACCGACATCAATCCTGCCGCGCGCATCGGCCGCGGCATCTTCCTCGACCACGCCACCGGCTTCGTCTGCGGCGAGACCGCTGTCATCGAGGACGACGTCTCGATCCTGCACGGCGTCACGCTCGGTGGCACCGGCAAGGAGAACGAGGACCGCCATCCAAAAATCCGTCACGGCGTCATGATCGGCGCGGGCGCAAAGATCCTCGGCAACATCGAGGTCGGGCATTGCGCGCGCATCGCCGCGGGCTCGGTCGTGGTGAAGCCGGTGCCACACAACGTCACGGTCGCAGGCGTCCCGGCCAAGATCGTTGGCGAGGCCGGCTGCGCCGAGCCGTCGCGCACCATGGATCAGATGATCAACGCGATGGGACTCTGA
- a CDS encoding twin-arginine translocation pathway signal codes for MPASILNCQRACIALAALVAAGFALSGCAGMSDTVSPAFADPGKYELYDCKQLETERKTLANRTVALQKLMDKAETGAGGAVVSELAYRNDYVAARGQAHFAEEAWRRNRCRETPPDATPPTSAPQRPDIKPAPKSNSAIR; via the coding sequence ATGCCTGCTTCGATCCTAAATTGCCAGCGCGCCTGCATCGCGCTCGCCGCGCTGGTCGCGGCCGGCTTCGCGCTGTCCGGCTGCGCCGGCATGAGCGACACGGTCTCTCCGGCCTTCGCCGATCCCGGCAAGTACGAATTGTACGATTGCAAGCAACTCGAGACCGAACGCAAGACGCTCGCTAACCGCACCGTCGCATTGCAGAAGCTGATGGACAAGGCGGAGACGGGGGCCGGCGGCGCGGTCGTGTCCGAACTCGCCTATCGCAATGACTACGTCGCCGCGCGCGGCCAGGCGCATTTTGCCGAAGAGGCCTGGCGCCGCAACAGGTGCCGGGAAACGCCGCCGGACGCCACGCCTCCCACGTCGGCTCCGCAGCGGCCGGACATCAAGCCCGCCCCGAAATCCAATAGCGCCATCCGCTGA
- a CDS encoding multidrug effflux MFS transporter: MSDVNADSWVSSGHRPMGFPEFVIVIASIMALNPLAMDMMLPALLNIGAAFKIPVVNHLQLVLSTFMIGFGAGQFVMGPLSDRFGRRPVLLGGMAVYAVASVLAVAAPSFETLLLARALQGLGTSATRVIATSIVRDCYVGRRMASVMSLAMMVFIAVPVIAPSFGQAVLLVTEWRGIFVVLMLYGLLALAWSVLRLPETLPASERRSLAPSEVLAAFRQTVTNRQTIGYAIAAGSVMGALFAYVFSAQQVFTGIYHLGHYFPLAFAAIAAGTAIAAFLNARLVGSLGMRVISHGALTLYTAVAGLMLLTVSLDILPLWLFMVLSALMMFSFGMMIANFTALAMEPQGHIAGTASSLYGSITTLIGIVAGMIIGQSFDGTLLPFSTGFFLSTLSALAIVLIVEKGRLFRPHHRPIA, from the coding sequence TTGTCCGACGTCAACGCCGACAGTTGGGTGTCCTCGGGACACCGCCCGATGGGTTTTCCCGAATTCGTCATCGTGATCGCGTCCATCATGGCGCTGAATCCGCTTGCGATGGACATGATGCTGCCGGCCCTGCTCAACATCGGGGCGGCTTTCAAGATCCCGGTCGTCAACCATCTCCAACTCGTGCTGTCGACCTTCATGATCGGCTTCGGCGCGGGACAGTTCGTGATGGGGCCGCTATCCGACCGTTTCGGTCGGCGGCCAGTGTTGCTCGGCGGCATGGCCGTCTATGCGGTAGCGAGCGTGCTGGCGGTCGCCGCGCCCTCCTTCGAGACGCTGCTGCTGGCCCGCGCGCTCCAGGGGCTCGGCACCTCGGCAACGCGCGTGATCGCGACCTCGATCGTGCGCGACTGCTATGTCGGCCGCCGCATGGCGAGCGTGATGTCGCTCGCCATGATGGTGTTCATTGCGGTGCCCGTGATCGCGCCTTCATTCGGACAGGCGGTGCTGCTGGTGACCGAGTGGCGCGGCATCTTCGTCGTGCTGATGCTCTACGGATTGCTCGCGCTGGCCTGGAGCGTGCTGCGGCTGCCGGAGACCCTGCCCGCCTCGGAGCGCAGGTCGCTCGCACCAAGCGAGGTGCTCGCGGCCTTCCGCCAGACCGTCACCAACCGCCAGACCATCGGCTATGCGATCGCCGCCGGCAGCGTCATGGGCGCGCTGTTCGCTTACGTCTTCTCGGCCCAGCAGGTCTTCACCGGCATCTATCACCTCGGCCACTACTTCCCCCTCGCCTTCGCCGCGATCGCGGCCGGCACCGCCATTGCCGCCTTCCTCAACGCCAGGCTGGTCGGCAGCCTCGGTATGCGCGTGATCTCGCACGGTGCGTTGACGCTCTATACGGCGGTGGCGGGCTTGATGCTGCTAACGGTGAGCCTCGATATCCTGCCGCTGTGGCTGTTCATGGTGCTGTCGGCGCTGATGATGTTCTCCTTCGGCATGATGATCGCCAACTTCACGGCGCTCGCGATGGAGCCGCAGGGCCACATTGCCGGCACCGCGTCCTCGCTCTACGGCTCGATCACCACGCTGATCGGCATCGTCGCCGGCATGATTATCGGCCAGAGTTTTGACGGCACGCTGCTGCCGTTCTCGACCGGCTTCTTCCTGTCGACACTCTCTGCACTCGCGATCGTGCTGATCGTCGAGAAGGGGCGGCTGTTCAGGCCACATCACCGGCCGATCGCGTGA
- a CDS encoding ABC transporter permease gives MLGYLVRRIFAAVPVMGVVALFVFLLLRLTPGDPAAILAGDNATPERLERIRTSLGLNEPLIVQFITWVNKLLHGDLGTSLISNLPVLKMIGQRVEPSISIALSTIILAVVVAVPLGVIAAWKHGTWIDRFVMGLSVLGFSVPVFVVGYILIQIFAIDLRWVPVQGFKSISTGFGPFFERIILPTCALSFIYIALIARMTRAAMLDVLGEDYVRTARAKGISEVAVMMRHALRNAAVPVITVIGTGFALLISGVVVTESVFNIPGIGRLTVDAVLARDYPVIQAMILLTSLIYVVVNLLIDVAYTLLDPRIRY, from the coding sequence TTGCTCGGATATCTCGTTCGCAGAATTTTCGCCGCCGTGCCCGTGATGGGCGTGGTCGCCCTGTTCGTCTTCCTTCTGCTTCGGCTGACCCCCGGCGATCCCGCCGCGATCCTCGCCGGCGACAATGCGACGCCGGAGCGGCTGGAGCGCATCCGCACCTCGCTCGGCCTCAACGAGCCCTTGATCGTGCAGTTCATCACCTGGGTGAACAAGCTGCTGCACGGCGATCTCGGAACCTCCCTGATCTCCAACCTGCCCGTCCTGAAGATGATCGGTCAGCGCGTCGAGCCGTCGATCTCAATCGCGTTGTCGACCATCATCCTTGCCGTCGTCGTCGCGGTTCCCTTAGGGGTGATCGCGGCCTGGAAACACGGCACCTGGATCGACCGCTTCGTGATGGGGCTGTCGGTGCTCGGCTTCTCCGTGCCGGTGTTCGTGGTCGGCTATATCCTGATCCAGATCTTCGCCATCGACCTGCGCTGGGTGCCGGTGCAGGGCTTCAAGAGCATCAGCACCGGCTTCGGCCCGTTCTTCGAACGCATCATCCTGCCGACTTGTGCGCTGTCCTTCATCTACATCGCGCTGATCGCCCGCATGACCCGCGCTGCGATGCTCGATGTGCTCGGCGAGGATTACGTGCGAACCGCGCGCGCGAAAGGCATCAGCGAAGTCGCGGTGATGATGCGGCACGCGCTGCGTAACGCCGCGGTGCCGGTGATCACCGTGATCGGCACCGGCTTTGCGCTTCTGATCTCCGGGGTCGTCGTCACCGAGAGCGTGTTCAACATCCCCGGCATCGGCCGCCTCACCGTGGATGCGGTGCTGGCGCGCGACTATCCGGTGATCCAGGCGATGATCCTGC